In Blastopirellula sp. J2-11, a single genomic region encodes these proteins:
- a CDS encoding efflux RND transporter periplasmic adaptor subunit, which produces MYRFTILLLAAIASSATPVGAQMPPVSVRAVPVELRKVQPHHRFTGSLRAISRGKVAALEDGRVLEVTVREGAAVKRGDVIAVVDSRRLEAQHGELQAGLMTAQALVTQREAELRQTKLDLERSHSLVGRNAISQQQHEHNETEVAVAEARLATDQRRIDEIKSQLELFQVRLDDTTVRAPYDAQVIERLAQPGEWIKAGEPFVTLVSTGQIEAWLEIPERYAGVLSQYANQSAVKIVGSDKQFIAASAKRVNEVHPRTRTFQFVLTLADPESELSPGMSVDAWLPIGPEQDDLTIPKDAVVRSGGSTFIYKAVAGDEGTTAVRQPIQVKFETGHWVVIDAPGLTPGDMVIIEGNERLLPGTPLAVTKVSAPALQAEVQLDRQPR; this is translated from the coding sequence ATGTATCGCTTTACGATCCTCCTACTCGCCGCAATCGCTTCGAGCGCGACGCCGGTTGGGGCGCAAATGCCGCCGGTTTCGGTACGCGCCGTCCCGGTCGAGCTACGTAAAGTTCAACCCCACCATCGCTTTACCGGCAGTCTGCGGGCGATCTCGCGCGGCAAAGTCGCCGCGCTGGAAGATGGTCGCGTTTTAGAAGTGACGGTACGCGAAGGCGCCGCCGTCAAACGAGGGGACGTCATCGCCGTGGTCGACTCGCGCCGACTCGAAGCGCAGCATGGCGAGCTGCAAGCCGGTCTAATGACCGCTCAAGCGCTGGTCACCCAGCGCGAAGCGGAACTACGGCAGACGAAGCTCGACCTGGAGCGTTCGCATAGCCTGGTCGGACGCAACGCGATTTCGCAGCAGCAACACGAACATAACGAGACCGAAGTCGCGGTCGCCGAAGCTCGTCTGGCGACCGATCAACGTCGCATCGACGAAATCAAAAGTCAGCTCGAACTGTTTCAGGTTCGGTTAGACGACACCACCGTCCGAGCGCCCTATGACGCGCAAGTGATCGAACGTCTTGCCCAGCCGGGCGAATGGATCAAAGCGGGCGAACCGTTCGTCACGTTAGTCTCGACCGGTCAAATCGAAGCCTGGCTCGAAATTCCAGAGCGCTACGCCGGCGTGCTCAGTCAATATGCGAATCAATCGGCGGTGAAGATTGTCGGCAGCGACAAGCAATTTATCGCCGCCTCGGCCAAGCGGGTCAACGAAGTTCATCCCCGTACGCGCACGTTCCAGTTCGTGCTGACGCTCGCCGATCCAGAGTCAGAACTTTCGCCTGGAATGTCGGTCGACGCGTGGCTGCCGATCGGTCCAGAACAAGACGACCTGACCATTCCCAAAGACGCCGTCGTCCGCTCAGGCGGCTCCACGTTTATCTACAAAGCGGTGGCCGGCGACGAAGGAACGACCGCCGTTCGTCAGCCGATTCAGGTGAAGTTTGAAACCGGTCATTGGGTTGTGATTGACGCGCCCGGTTTAACACCCGGCGATATGGTCATCATTGAAGGGAACGAACGTCTGTTGCCGGGAACGCCGCTCGCCGTAACCAAAGTGTCGGCCCCAGCACTGCAAGCCGAAGTGCAATTGGATCGACAACCGCGCTAG
- a CDS encoding PVC-type heme-binding CxxCH protein produces the protein MQPLRSLLIAFVAVISLVFVSNAMAQFQVGAAAIDVTPEQFPVLINGSFYSRTGSPKNIFARAIVVSDGKEQLAIVVTDSCMLPKDLIDGAKQLASERTKIPVDRILMSATHTHSAPSSMGALGTDADETYTPYLRIKLAEAIITAQRNLAPAKVGYGTADANEFTALRRWILGPDQMRDDPFGNKSVRASMHTAKNNLLNVTGESGPEDPELAIISFQSLEGRPIAMLANFSMHYFGGGGASDYFGDYCRALEAKLDQKSDDKPPFVAVMSHGCSGDIWRVDYRAGTNQTFEGFVEGMVDRTDRALADIEYQSDATIAMAETRMRLNYRVPSQERLTWANGVIEAMGDRGPKTPAEVYAREQPILHERQSTEIVLQAIRIGDIAITTTPNETYALTGLKLKARSPFEKTFVIELANGGDGYIPPPEQHVLGGYNTWAARSAGLEVTAEPKIVAADLKMLEEVTGKPRREATPPHSKMAKVIAELKPARHYPLDEMEGPTAVDASPHFRDATFEEGVVFYLNGADGPAFSTATEINRAAHFADGRIVTRTPELKEDYSVSIWCWNGLNLEARPIAGWMFSRDQADSVTADGVHLGIAGKGDHVGRLVLQLGDKQLFGKTPIERWIWNNVTLVRTDGEMQVYLDGKLEITADAAKIGSIDDTFLGGRSDNQSNWEGRLDEIALFDRALNATEIASLAADGTAKASDSAQAAPLSEEDKSKGGRHWIDEKTPGPKSPEEQLAAFKIEPGYKIELVAAEPVVMDPVAIAFDARGRMFVAEYSDYPIGPADEKAPPLSRIVLLEDTNGDGQMDKRTLFADHLTFCHSLMPYAGGVLACAQTQVLLLTDADDDGVAESREVLFDGFLPAHPQMQIGNPRWGLDNKIYLNYGVGKITQGTSDAEPFAMPRTEFWFDPLTREFGPAAGTGQFGNTITAWGDRLFSTNRNPIIAAPMTYEEARRNRFSPIYTQQYDVAPSGGDSKVFPLVAMKSNWLSHAGTHTSACGTTAYVGDALGAAMENSVFACEPIGHLVTRAIVKRDGARLTSTRAREDADFLASTDTWFRPASLANAPDGALYLADMYRLWVEHPKFLPPEIAAQLDWRAGDDRGRIWRIVADGTPSLRTYSPPKSNEDLVAMLADTNGWRRREAQQLLVEGQVADAAPEIEKMFHDSKFPLARLHAIWTLAGIGQLKAPLITAALTDENPHVRAAAVELASRQWGDQPQLLAAALPLASDKDPYVRYQLALALGTTADPRRVDALAKLTASDGADANFADAIMTATETCSGEILAKLADSAAADAMQKRLAKVVGARKDEQETAALVQLALTGAASHRQIVLLAGLAEGINNNRKLEALLKQSGAKWEGLTDQLADVALDDAAPLQDRREAILLVARFSTAKDEFFADLLHPRFPPQVQLAAIDAMGSALNEKRAQVLLSAWAEMEPQSHAAALAHLLKSQLGAESLLSAIKSGTIAASAVSLDQQRALHEHRIESIRASAAQLFGKAASTDRDAVLAQYSEAPRTIGSAVAGREVFLKNCAKCHVPTEESGRSVGPDLADSLNRSREAIMYDILNPSGKVEPRYAASQILTLGGQSYIGVVASQSSESIVLQLADGKLQEAPRSEIDLFQTSDKSLMPEGLEKEINVTQMANLLEFLKSPLPKK, from the coding sequence ATGCAGCCGCTGCGCAGTCTCCTAATCGCGTTTGTCGCCGTTATTTCACTTGTCTTCGTTTCCAATGCGATGGCCCAGTTTCAAGTTGGCGCGGCCGCGATCGATGTGACGCCGGAGCAATTTCCGGTGTTGATTAACGGCAGCTTCTATAGCCGTACCGGCTCACCCAAAAATATCTTCGCCCGTGCGATTGTCGTGAGCGACGGAAAAGAGCAACTTGCGATCGTCGTGACCGACAGTTGCATGTTGCCCAAGGATTTGATCGACGGCGCCAAACAGCTTGCGTCGGAGCGGACGAAGATTCCGGTGGATCGGATCTTGATGTCGGCGACGCATACCCATTCCGCGCCTTCATCAATGGGCGCACTCGGGACCGATGCGGACGAGACTTACACCCCTTACTTGCGAATCAAGTTGGCCGAAGCGATCATTACCGCGCAGCGCAATTTGGCCCCAGCCAAGGTTGGGTATGGTACGGCTGATGCGAACGAGTTTACGGCGCTGCGGCGCTGGATTTTGGGTCCCGATCAAATGCGGGATGATCCGTTCGGCAACAAGTCGGTTCGTGCCAGCATGCACACGGCCAAGAACAACCTTCTTAACGTCACGGGCGAATCGGGCCCCGAAGATCCAGAGCTGGCGATCATCTCGTTTCAGTCGCTGGAAGGTCGCCCAATTGCGATGTTGGCGAACTTCTCGATGCACTATTTCGGCGGCGGGGGCGCTTCCGACTACTTTGGCGACTATTGCCGCGCACTTGAAGCGAAGCTAGATCAAAAGAGTGACGATAAACCGCCATTTGTGGCGGTGATGTCGCATGGCTGCAGCGGCGATATCTGGCGCGTCGATTATCGCGCCGGCACCAATCAAACGTTTGAAGGGTTCGTCGAAGGAATGGTCGATCGGACCGATCGTGCTTTGGCCGACATTGAATATCAAAGCGACGCAACGATTGCGATGGCCGAAACGCGGATGCGTCTCAACTATCGCGTCCCCAGTCAAGAACGTTTGACCTGGGCCAACGGCGTGATCGAAGCGATGGGAGATCGAGGACCGAAAACTCCTGCAGAAGTTTACGCTCGCGAGCAACCAATTTTGCACGAGAGACAGTCGACCGAAATCGTGCTCCAGGCCATCCGAATCGGTGATATCGCGATCACGACGACCCCCAACGAAACCTATGCGTTGACCGGTCTGAAACTGAAAGCGCGCAGCCCGTTTGAGAAAACGTTTGTCATCGAACTGGCCAACGGCGGCGACGGCTATATTCCGCCGCCAGAACAGCATGTGCTCGGCGGATACAATACTTGGGCGGCCCGCTCGGCCGGCTTGGAGGTAACGGCCGAACCAAAAATCGTCGCGGCTGACCTGAAAATGCTGGAAGAAGTCACCGGCAAACCGCGCCGCGAAGCGACTCCTCCGCATAGCAAGATGGCGAAGGTGATCGCCGAACTGAAACCGGCGCGTCACTATCCGTTGGATGAGATGGAAGGGCCGACCGCGGTAGACGCTTCTCCTCACTTCCGCGACGCGACCTTTGAGGAGGGAGTTGTCTTTTACCTGAATGGAGCGGATGGTCCCGCCTTTTCGACCGCGACCGAAATCAATCGAGCCGCTCACTTTGCCGACGGACGCATTGTGACACGCACGCCGGAATTGAAGGAAGACTACAGCGTCAGCATCTGGTGCTGGAACGGACTGAATTTGGAAGCCCGACCGATCGCCGGTTGGATGTTTTCTCGTGACCAAGCCGATAGCGTCACCGCCGACGGCGTTCATTTGGGAATCGCCGGCAAAGGAGACCATGTCGGACGATTGGTGCTGCAACTGGGCGACAAGCAGCTGTTCGGCAAGACGCCGATCGAGCGTTGGATCTGGAATAACGTCACGTTGGTTCGCACCGACGGAGAAATGCAGGTCTACCTGGATGGCAAGTTGGAGATTACGGCCGACGCGGCGAAGATTGGCTCAATCGACGACACCTTCCTAGGCGGACGCAGCGATAATCAGTCGAACTGGGAAGGCCGTTTAGACGAGATCGCTTTGTTCGACCGGGCGCTAAACGCGACAGAGATCGCGTCGCTTGCCGCTGATGGAACCGCGAAAGCTTCCGATTCGGCGCAAGCAGCGCCGCTGAGCGAAGAGGATAAGTCCAAAGGAGGGAGACATTGGATCGACGAAAAGACGCCGGGTCCGAAATCGCCCGAGGAGCAACTCGCCGCATTCAAGATAGAGCCCGGCTACAAAATCGAATTGGTCGCAGCCGAACCGGTAGTGATGGATCCGGTGGCGATTGCATTTGACGCCCGCGGTCGGATGTTTGTCGCCGAGTATAGCGACTACCCGATTGGACCGGCCGACGAAAAGGCGCCGCCGCTATCGCGGATCGTACTGTTGGAAGATACCAACGGCGATGGCCAGATGGACAAGCGAACCCTCTTTGCGGATCACTTGACCTTTTGTCACAGTTTGATGCCGTATGCCGGCGGAGTTTTGGCCTGTGCCCAGACCCAAGTCTTGCTGCTCACAGACGCCGATGACGACGGCGTGGCCGAGTCGCGAGAAGTGCTGTTCGACGGATTTCTGCCGGCGCACCCGCAAATGCAGATCGGTAATCCGCGCTGGGGACTCGACAACAAAATCTATCTGAACTACGGCGTTGGTAAGATCACGCAAGGAACCAGCGATGCTGAACCTTTCGCGATGCCGCGCACCGAGTTTTGGTTTGATCCGCTGACCCGCGAGTTTGGTCCGGCGGCAGGAACCGGTCAGTTTGGCAATACGATCACCGCTTGGGGCGATCGCCTGTTCAGCACCAACCGCAATCCGATCATCGCCGCGCCGATGACTTACGAAGAAGCGCGTCGAAATCGCTTCTCGCCGATTTACACCCAGCAATATGACGTTGCGCCGTCTGGCGGTGATTCGAAGGTCTTTCCGCTGGTTGCGATGAAGAGCAATTGGCTCTCGCACGCAGGTACGCACACGTCGGCATGCGGTACGACCGCCTATGTGGGCGATGCGCTGGGCGCCGCGATGGAAAACAGCGTCTTCGCTTGCGAGCCGATCGGGCACTTGGTGACGCGTGCGATTGTCAAACGCGATGGTGCTCGCTTGACCTCGACGCGAGCACGGGAAGACGCCGACTTTCTAGCGTCGACCGATACCTGGTTTCGTCCGGCCAGTTTGGCGAATGCTCCCGACGGAGCGCTTTATCTAGCTGACATGTATCGCTTGTGGGTCGAACACCCAAAATTTCTGCCGCCGGAGATCGCTGCGCAGCTCGATTGGCGCGCCGGTGATGATCGCGGCCGTATCTGGCGCATCGTCGCTGACGGCACACCGTCGCTTCGCACTTATTCGCCCCCTAAATCGAACGAAGATCTGGTCGCCATGTTGGCCGACACCAATGGTTGGAGACGTCGAGAGGCGCAACAGTTGTTAGTGGAAGGCCAAGTTGCTGACGCAGCGCCGGAGATCGAAAAAATGTTTCACGACAGCAAATTTCCACTGGCCCGACTGCACGCGATCTGGACCTTGGCCGGCATTGGTCAATTGAAGGCGCCGTTAATCACGGCGGCGCTGACCGACGAGAACCCGCACGTTCGCGCCGCCGCGGTTGAATTGGCGAGTCGCCAATGGGGCGACCAACCGCAATTGTTGGCCGCTGCGCTGCCGCTGGCGAGCGACAAAGATCCGTACGTCCGTTATCAATTGGCGCTGGCGTTGGGAACGACCGCCGATCCGCGCCGTGTCGATGCGTTGGCGAAACTGACAGCCAGCGATGGCGCTGACGCCAACTTTGCGGATGCAATCATGACGGCGACCGAAACTTGCAGCGGCGAAATTTTGGCGAAACTGGCCGATAGCGCCGCCGCTGACGCGATGCAAAAGCGGTTGGCGAAAGTGGTCGGCGCTCGCAAAGACGAACAAGAAACGGCCGCCCTGGTGCAACTGGCGCTGACCGGCGCTGCGTCGCATCGACAGATCGTCTTGTTGGCTGGCCTGGCCGAAGGAATCAACAACAACCGAAAGTTGGAAGCGCTGTTGAAGCAAAGCGGCGCCAAGTGGGAAGGATTGACCGATCAGTTAGCTGACGTCGCCCTGGATGACGCGGCGCCGCTGCAGGATCGACGAGAAGCGATCTTGCTGGTCGCGCGATTCTCGACCGCCAAAGATGAATTCTTCGCCGACTTGCTCCATCCTCGGTTTCCCCCGCAAGTGCAGTTGGCTGCGATCGATGCGATGGGAAGCGCATTGAACGAGAAGCGCGCCCAGGTGCTGCTTTCGGCCTGGGCTGAGATGGAGCCACAGTCGCACGCCGCCGCTCTGGCTCACTTGCTAAAAAGCCAATTGGGCGCCGAAAGCCTGTTGAGCGCCATCAAATCGGGAACAATTGCTGCGTCGGCAGTGAGCTTGGATCAACAACGCGCATTGCATGAACATCGAATCGAATCGATTCGAGCGTCGGCTGCACAACTGTTCGGAAAAGCGGCGTCGACCGATCGCGATGCGGTATTAGCGCAATACAGTGAAGCTCCCCGCACCATCGGCAGCGCGGTCGCTGGTCGCGAAGTCTTTTTGAAGAACTGCGCGAAGTGCCATGTACCGACCGAAGAGTCTGGTCGCAGCGTTGGCCCGGATCTGGCCGACTCGCTAAATCGGTCTCGGGAAGCGATCATGTACGATATTCTGAATCCAAGCGGTAAGGTTGAGCCGCGCTACGCCGCGAGTCAGATTTTGACCCTCGGCGGGCAATCTTATATCGGGGTAGTCGCTAGCCAATCCTCGGAATCGATCGTATTGCAGTTGGCCGATGGGAAGTTGCAGGAAGCGCCCCGCAGCGAAATTGATCTCTTTCAAACCAGCGACAAGTCGTTGATGCCAGAGGGTTTGGAGAAAGAGATCAATGTGACGCAAATGGCCAATCTGCTCGAATTCTTAAAGTCTCCCCTTCCAAAGAAGTAG
- a CDS encoding efflux RND transporter permease subunit produces MNFIQMSVKQPITVAVGVILSVLAGVIAFSRVPIQMTPEVQSVVISVSTYWENASAQEIESDVIQEQEQRLGDLAGLVAMTSMSQPGSGQIRLEFQTGTNIDEAMSEVDQKLSEVPGYPIGVDQPQIEDFDPESVDYIAWIGLSSTDPNFDATTLYDFMERRLRPRFERINGVSQVGIRGAREREVQIRVNPTALAQRGITYAELVAALQMNNGNYSGGKLADGKSDIRVRMVGRFREADWVEGLVIRREASGPIYLRDVAEVVETHKEMTEWVRARGQRMPFFNFMLESGGNLLETMDSINAEVARLNEPGGVLEQEAKALGVNGTFELVQTYDATTYVVDAIDLVQSNILVGGLLAIMTLLLFLRSFRTIGIIGIAIPISTVVAVVVMVMLGRTMNIISLAGMAFAVGMVVDNAIVVIENIFRHLEMGKSSQQAAIEGTQEVASAVLASTLTTLVVFFPILLIEEQAGQLFRDIALSIMAAVGVSYIVSTTVIPAAAGQWLSIKTKPKTEKQLAGKTPAKRPSWIGRGLALLQAATNLPAIVGGLVYRLTGTWMSRLAVIGVFAAVTAVGTWMLIPPLDYLPLGNRNIVFGMLIPPPGYNVDQLSELGDRLESVIKPAWEAAGDKFGAEAAERGGEWSGEDQRTAYPMYGSDEKIIPPPLDHYFLVAWDGRVFQVGISQDKKRVVDALPLLNAAAAGANAPDVINFAFQLPLFRVGGTTGSAIKIDLVGDDLDKVSAAAGALFGNLAQSYGPMAVTPVPANFSLPTPELRITPNRERLQDVGMGQDDLGLAISANGDGIMIVRAFDVGGELKDLKIITQDALQGDPIYALHNSPVATPEGRVVDFQSLATIERVEAADQIKHADRQRAVTLQLTPPAGLPLQEAINQVDVMVASMRDLGVIPPEVDVNLAGSAGQLAQIKNALMGDGSLVGTLSSSLFLALLIVYLLMVVLFQSWTYPLVIMVSVPLALLGGFAGLALVHHWSVVDRYMPIQNMDVLTILGFVILAGVVVNNAILIVYQTINILQGRSEEGEDTSHYTPREAIAKSVESRVRPIMMSTLTSVGGMLPLVLMPGSGSELYRGLGAVVVGGLVVSTIFTMILVPVLLSVLFDLRPPVKAEEAAVA; encoded by the coding sequence ATGAACTTTATTCAGATGTCGGTCAAACAGCCGATTACCGTTGCGGTCGGCGTCATCTTGTCGGTCTTGGCTGGCGTGATCGCTTTTTCACGCGTGCCGATTCAAATGACGCCGGAAGTCCAGTCGGTCGTCATCTCGGTCAGCACCTATTGGGAAAACGCTTCGGCTCAAGAGATCGAAAGCGACGTCATTCAAGAGCAAGAGCAACGGCTCGGCGATCTGGCGGGATTGGTCGCGATGACCAGCATGAGCCAGCCGGGGAGCGGGCAGATTCGCTTAGAGTTTCAAACCGGCACGAACATCGACGAGGCGATGTCGGAAGTCGACCAGAAACTCTCCGAAGTTCCCGGCTACCCCATCGGCGTCGATCAGCCGCAGATTGAAGACTTTGACCCAGAGTCGGTCGACTATATCGCCTGGATCGGGCTTTCTTCGACCGATCCGAATTTTGACGCAACGACACTGTATGACTTTATGGAACGTCGGCTGCGTCCCCGCTTTGAGCGCATCAACGGCGTGTCGCAAGTCGGCATTCGCGGTGCTCGCGAGCGAGAAGTTCAGATTCGCGTCAATCCAACCGCACTGGCGCAGCGCGGCATTACGTATGCCGAGTTAGTCGCCGCATTGCAGATGAACAACGGCAACTACTCTGGCGGTAAGTTGGCCGATGGCAAAAGCGATATTCGCGTCCGCATGGTCGGGCGTTTCCGCGAAGCCGACTGGGTCGAAGGATTGGTCATTCGTCGCGAGGCGAGCGGTCCGATCTATTTGCGCGACGTCGCCGAAGTGGTCGAAACGCATAAAGAGATGACCGAGTGGGTTCGTGCTCGCGGCCAGCGAATGCCGTTTTTCAACTTTATGCTCGAGAGCGGCGGCAACCTACTGGAAACGATGGACTCGATCAACGCCGAGGTCGCCCGTTTGAACGAGCCCGGCGGCGTGTTGGAGCAAGAAGCGAAGGCGCTAGGCGTCAACGGTACGTTTGAGCTGGTGCAAACGTACGATGCGACCACTTACGTCGTCGACGCGATCGATCTGGTGCAAAGCAATATTTTGGTCGGCGGTTTGCTGGCGATCATGACTTTGCTGCTGTTTCTGCGCTCGTTCCGCACGATCGGAATCATTGGGATTGCGATTCCGATTTCGACCGTTGTCGCCGTGGTGGTGATGGTGATGCTGGGGCGGACGATGAACATCATTTCGCTCGCCGGGATGGCGTTTGCAGTCGGCATGGTGGTCGACAACGCGATCGTCGTGATCGAAAACATCTTCCGCCATTTGGAAATGGGGAAATCTTCGCAACAAGCGGCGATTGAGGGAACGCAAGAGGTCGCATCGGCGGTGCTGGCGTCGACCTTGACGACGCTGGTCGTGTTCTTTCCGATCCTATTGATTGAAGAACAAGCGGGCCAATTGTTCCGCGATATCGCCCTGTCGATCATGGCGGCGGTCGGCGTTAGCTACATCGTCTCGACCACGGTTATTCCGGCAGCGGCGGGACAATGGCTCTCGATCAAAACAAAGCCGAAAACCGAGAAGCAGCTTGCCGGAAAAACGCCGGCAAAACGCCCAAGTTGGATCGGGCGCGGCTTAGCGCTATTGCAAGCGGCGACAAACTTGCCGGCGATCGTCGGCGGTCTGGTCTATCGCCTGACGGGGACCTGGATGTCGCGTTTGGCGGTGATAGGCGTATTCGCCGCGGTGACTGCAGTCGGCACTTGGATGTTGATCCCGCCGCTTGATTATCTTCCGTTGGGGAATCGTAACATCGTCTTCGGAATGTTGATTCCGCCGCCCGGCTATAATGTCGATCAACTGTCGGAACTGGGGGACCGATTGGAATCGGTCATCAAACCGGCGTGGGAAGCGGCTGGCGACAAGTTTGGCGCCGAAGCCGCGGAGCGCGGCGGTGAATGGAGCGGCGAGGATCAACGAACCGCCTACCCGATGTATGGCAGCGACGAGAAGATCATACCGCCGCCGCTGGATCACTATTTTCTGGTCGCGTGGGACGGACGCGTTTTTCAAGTCGGCATTTCGCAAGACAAGAAGCGCGTTGTCGACGCATTGCCGCTGCTAAACGCGGCAGCCGCCGGCGCCAATGCTCCGGACGTGATCAATTTCGCCTTCCAACTGCCGCTGTTCCGCGTCGGGGGAACGACCGGATCGGCGATCAAAATCGACTTGGTGGGGGATGATCTCGACAAAGTGTCGGCTGCAGCCGGCGCGCTATTTGGCAATCTAGCGCAGTCGTACGGACCGATGGCGGTGACTCCGGTGCCGGCCAACTTTTCGTTGCCGACGCCCGAGCTGCGCATCACTCCCAATCGAGAACGACTGCAAGACGTCGGTATGGGGCAAGACGATCTGGGCCTAGCGATTTCGGCCAATGGGGACGGTATCATGATCGTTCGTGCGTTTGACGTCGGCGGCGAATTGAAAGATTTAAAGATCATCACGCAGGACGCGTTGCAGGGGGATCCCATCTACGCGCTGCACAATTCTCCGGTTGCAACTCCGGAAGGACGCGTGGTTGATTTTCAGAGTTTAGCGACGATCGAGCGCGTGGAAGCGGCCGATCAGATCAAGCATGCCGATCGTCAGCGCGCTGTGACGTTGCAGCTGACTCCGCCGGCCGGCTTGCCGCTGCAAGAGGCGATCAATCAAGTCGACGTCATGGTTGCATCGATGCGTGATTTGGGGGTGATTCCGCCGGAAGTCGATGTGAATTTGGCCGGCTCAGCCGGTCAATTGGCGCAGATCAAAAACGCGCTGATGGGGGACGGTTCGCTGGTTGGTACGCTCAGCAGTTCCCTCTTTCTGGCCTTGCTGATTGTCTACCTGTTGATGGTCGTCTTGTTTCAAAGCTGGACTTATCCGCTGGTGATCATGGTCAGCGTACCGCTGGCGTTGTTGGGCGGTTTCGCCGGTTTGGCGCTAGTGCATCACTGGAGCGTCGTTGATCGATACATGCCGATTCAGAACATGGACGTGCTCACGATTCTCGGCTTCGTCATCTTGGCCGGCGTTGTGGTGAACAACGCAATTTTGATCGTCTACCAAACGATCAACATTCTGCAGGGACGATCGGAAGAAGGAGAAGATACGTCGCACTATACGCCGCGCGAAGCGATCGCCAAAAGCGTCGAAAGCCGCGTCCGTCCGATCATGATGAGCACGCTCACTTCGGTCGGCGGCATGTTGCCGCTGGTCCTGATGCCGGGCTCTGGGAGCGAACTTTATCGCGGTCTAGGCGCGGTGGTGGTCGGCGGGCTGGTCGTCTCGACGATCTTCACCATGATCCTGGTACCGGTGCTGTTGAGCGTGTTGTTTGATCTGCGCCCGCCGGTCAAAGCGGAAGAAGCGGCTGTTGCGTAA
- a CDS encoding TetR/AcrR family transcriptional regulator, giving the protein MSSETKQNIIEAGCEAMVAKSYNGAGLNEILKEAGVPKGSFYHFFKSKEELGIAIIEKSVDENIQALRQRLSDRTKTPVQRLRAYYEWAREHLLSVGFRRECLISKLALEIGTLSGPMQSAVRCGWDQWRSIIAQCIREGQSSGEIDPNQDAEALSDFMISSFEGVLIRVQVNNDIAPIDEFLHFVFEVLIPPRT; this is encoded by the coding sequence ATGTCTTCGGAAACGAAACAAAACATCATCGAAGCCGGCTGCGAGGCGATGGTCGCCAAAAGCTATAACGGCGCCGGATTAAATGAGATTCTCAAAGAGGCTGGCGTGCCGAAAGGCTCCTTCTATCACTTTTTTAAGTCGAAGGAGGAGTTGGGGATCGCCATCATCGAGAAGTCGGTCGACGAAAACATCCAAGCACTGCGCCAGCGGTTGTCGGATCGAACGAAGACGCCCGTTCAGCGACTACGCGCCTATTACGAATGGGCGCGTGAGCATCTGCTATCAGTCGGTTTTCGACGAGAATGTTTGATTTCTAAGTTGGCGCTGGAGATCGGCACCCTGAGTGGTCCCATGCAATCGGCCGTCCGCTGCGGATGGGATCAATGGCGCTCGATCATTGCCCAATGTATCCGTGAAGGACAATCATCCGGCGAAATCGATCCGAACCAAGACGCCGAAGCGCTGTCTGACTTCATGATCTCGTCGTTCGAGGGCGTTTTGATCCGCGTGCAGGTCAATAACGACATCGCACCGATCGACGAATTCCTCCATTTCGTGTTTGAAGTATTAATTCCGCCGCGAACGTGA